One window of the Prionailurus bengalensis isolate Pbe53 chromosome E1, Fcat_Pben_1.1_paternal_pri, whole genome shotgun sequence genome contains the following:
- the GLTPD2 gene encoding glycolipid transfer protein domain-containing protein 2 isoform X1: MGVALLTQVSRRYFRHAIPLAVLSLLLLYLCARSFREWSLPSSALGGTRNPSAGDLRPPPRAFTARPRPSPGVVSGCRSWAQSCNPEGPPPVQVRRQSGPLEAPKWKEPPCEGPQGVLGRVMEPFRASLNPEGDLALSQYLAGWRALVRFLTPLGSIFAFATDEASAKVTALEARVHGPEAAHYSSLAAMAAWERRAGLLERPGIAPRDPARSSGSRTLLLLHRALRWSQLCLHRVAAATPGGPEAGVQCGDAYRTALAPHHPWLVRQAARLAFLAFPGRGRWLGLACPGAGETEARAALARAAATLEAVYNRTQGLLAERGLLGLA, translated from the exons ATGGGGGTCGCGCTGCTAACACAGGTGTCTCGGCGCTACTTCCGCCACGCGATTCCTCTTGCTGTCCTCTCGCTGCTGCTGCTTTATCTCTGTGCTCGGAGCTTTCGTGAGTGGTCCCTTCCCTCATCTGCCCTGGGAGGCACCAGGAACCCAAGCGCTGGGGACCTAAGGCCCCCTCCTCGAGCCTTCACCGCTCGGCCTCGCCCCTCCCCAGGCGTCGTCTCAGGGTGCAGGTCCTGGGCACAGTCCTGCAATCCCGAAGGACCGCCGCCTGTCCAG GTCCGGCGGCAGTCGGGCCCCCTGGAGGCCCCCAAGTGGAAAGAGCCTCCGTGTGAGGGCCCCCAGGGGGTGCTGGGCCGCGTGATGGAGCCGTTTCGCGCCAGTCTGAACCCCGAAGGCGACTTGGCATTGTCGCAGTACCTGGCCGGATGGAGGGCGCTGGTCAG GTTCCTAACTCCCCTCGGTTCCATCTTCGCCTTCGCCACGGACGAGGCCTCCGCCAAGGTGACAGCCCTAGAGGCTCGGGTGCACGGTCCGGAGGCGGCGCACTACTCGTCGCTGGCGGCCATGGCGGCGTGGGAGCGGCGGGCGGGACTGCTGGAGCGGCCCGGGATCGCCCCCCGAGACCCGGCCAGGTCCTCGGGCTCACGGACCCTGCTCTTGCTGCACCGAGCGCTGCgctggtcccagctctgcctccaccGGGTGGCGGCCGCGACGCCCGGAGGCCCGGAGGCCGGCGTGCAGTGCGGCGACGCGTACCGCACGGCGCTGGCCCCGCACCACCCCTGGCTCGTGCGCCAGGCCGCCCGCCTCGCCTTCCTCGCCTTCCCGGGTCGCGGCCGCTGGCTCGGGCTGGCGTGCCCGGGGGCCGGGGAGACGGAGGCGCGGGCCGCGCTGGCGCGGGCGGCGGCCACCCTGGAGGCCGTCTACAACCGCACCCAGGGCCTGCTGGCCGAGCGCGGGCTGCTCGGGCTGGCCTGA
- the GLTPD2 gene encoding glycolipid transfer protein domain-containing protein 2 isoform X2 yields MGVALLTQVSRRYFRHAIPLAVLSLLLLYLCARSFRVVSGCRSWAQSCNPEGPPPVQVRRQSGPLEAPKWKEPPCEGPQGVLGRVMEPFRASLNPEGDLALSQYLAGWRALVRFLTPLGSIFAFATDEASAKVTALEARVHGPEAAHYSSLAAMAAWERRAGLLERPGIAPRDPARSSGSRTLLLLHRALRWSQLCLHRVAAATPGGPEAGVQCGDAYRTALAPHHPWLVRQAARLAFLAFPGRGRWLGLACPGAGETEARAALARAAATLEAVYNRTQGLLAERGLLGLA; encoded by the exons ATGGGGGTCGCGCTGCTAACACAGGTGTCTCGGCGCTACTTCCGCCACGCGATTCCTCTTGCTGTCCTCTCGCTGCTGCTGCTTTATCTCTGTGCTCGGAGCTTTC GCGTCGTCTCAGGGTGCAGGTCCTGGGCACAGTCCTGCAATCCCGAAGGACCGCCGCCTGTCCAG GTCCGGCGGCAGTCGGGCCCCCTGGAGGCCCCCAAGTGGAAAGAGCCTCCGTGTGAGGGCCCCCAGGGGGTGCTGGGCCGCGTGATGGAGCCGTTTCGCGCCAGTCTGAACCCCGAAGGCGACTTGGCATTGTCGCAGTACCTGGCCGGATGGAGGGCGCTGGTCAG GTTCCTAACTCCCCTCGGTTCCATCTTCGCCTTCGCCACGGACGAGGCCTCCGCCAAGGTGACAGCCCTAGAGGCTCGGGTGCACGGTCCGGAGGCGGCGCACTACTCGTCGCTGGCGGCCATGGCGGCGTGGGAGCGGCGGGCGGGACTGCTGGAGCGGCCCGGGATCGCCCCCCGAGACCCGGCCAGGTCCTCGGGCTCACGGACCCTGCTCTTGCTGCACCGAGCGCTGCgctggtcccagctctgcctccaccGGGTGGCGGCCGCGACGCCCGGAGGCCCGGAGGCCGGCGTGCAGTGCGGCGACGCGTACCGCACGGCGCTGGCCCCGCACCACCCCTGGCTCGTGCGCCAGGCCGCCCGCCTCGCCTTCCTCGCCTTCCCGGGTCGCGGCCGCTGGCTCGGGCTGGCGTGCCCGGGGGCCGGGGAGACGGAGGCGCGGGCCGCGCTGGCGCGGGCGGCGGCCACCCTGGAGGCCGTCTACAACCGCACCCAGGGCCTGCTGGCCGAGCGCGGGCTGCTCGGGCTGGCCTGA
- the VMO1 gene encoding vitelline membrane outer layer protein 1 homolog, with protein sequence MDKGASAKLLLLLLPLLWATCYGHATADHLSGYTSVIEVTNGGPWGDWAWPEMCPDGFFASGFSLKVEPPQGIPGDDTALNGIRLHCSRGNAERNTQVVESQSGRWGAWSEPQWCPGGSFLVAFSLRVEAPTAPGDDTAANNVRFRCSDGTELEGPGLAWGDFGEWSKACPKGMCGLQTKVERPRGLRDDSALNDVRFFCCRS encoded by the exons ATGGACAAGGGTGCCTCAgccaagctgctgctgctgctgctgccgctgctgtgGGCCACCTGCTATGGACATGCAACAGCCGACCACCTGAGCGGCTACACGTCGGTCATCGAGGTGACCAACGGGGGACCCTGGGGCGACTGGGCCTGGCCTGAGATGTGTCCCGATGGATTCTTCGCCAGCGGGTTCTCGCTCAAG gtGGAGCCCCCCCAGGGCATTCCTGGCGACGACACTGCTTTGAACGGGATCCGACTGCACTGCTCACGCGGGAACGCGGAGCGCAACACGCAGGTGGTGGAGTCCCAGTCCGGCAG GTGGGGCGCGTGGAGTGAGCCACAGTGGTGTCCCGGCGGTAGCTTCCTCGTGGCTTTCTCGCTTCGCGTGGAGGCACCCACGGCCCCCGGGGACGACACGGCGGCCAACAACGTGCGCTTCCGCTGCTCCGACGGCACGGAGCTGGAGGGGCCCGGCCTGGCCTGGGGCGACTTTGGAGAATGGAGTAAGGCCTGCCCCAAAGGCATGTGCGGTTTGCAGACCAAGGTCGAGCGGCCGCGGGGCCTCCGAGACGACTCAGCCCTGAACGACGTGCGTTTTTTCTGCTGTCGGAGTTGA
- the TM4SF5 gene encoding transmembrane 4 L6 family member 5 isoform X1 yields MCTGKCARCVGLTLIPLSLLCILANALLLVPGGKTTWTDGHLSLQVWLMAGFIGGGLMVLCPGIAAVRAGGKGCCGAGCCGNRCRMLRSVFSSAFGTLGAIYCLSVSGVGLRTGPKCLINGQWDYHFKDVPGSYLRNRTLWDACEEPPRVVYWNVTLFSLLVFVSCLELVLCGVQLVNASLGVFCGDCRKKEGAPR; encoded by the exons ATGTGCACTGGGAAGTGTGCCCGCTGCGTGGGCCTCACCCTCATCCCCCTGTCCCTGCTCTGCATCCTGGCCAATGCCCTCCTGCTGGTGCCGGGCGGCAAGACCACCTGGACCGACGGCCACCTCAGCCTGCAAGTGTGGCTCATGGCCGGCTTCATCGGCGGGGGCCTGATG GTGCTGTGTCCCGGCATCGCCGCCGTCCGCGCAGGGGGCAAGGGCTGCTGCGGCGCGGGCTGCTGTGGAAATCGTTGCAGG ATGCTGCGCTCCGTCTTCTCCTCGGCCTTCGGGACGCTGGGCGCCATCTACTGCCTCTCGGTGTCGGGAGTCGGGCTCCGAACCGGACCCAAATGCTTAATAAACGGCCAGTGGGACTACCACTTCAAGGACGTCCC AGGCTCCTACTTGCGCAACCGCACGCTGTGGGACGCGTGCGAGGAACCGCCCCGCGTGGTGTACTGGAACGTGACGCTCTTCTCGCTGCTGGTGTTCGTGTCGTGCCTGGAGCTGGTGCTGTGCGGGGTGCAGCTGGTGAACGCCAGCCTCGGCGTCTTCTGCGGCGACTGCAGGAAGAAGGAG GGCGCCCCTCGCTGA
- the TM4SF5 gene encoding transmembrane 4 L6 family member 5 isoform X2 has product MCTGKCARCVGLTLIPLSLLCILANALLLVPGGKTTWTDGHLSLQVWLMAGFIGGGLMVLCPGIAAVRAGGKGCCGAGCCGNRCRMLRSVFSSAFGTLGAIYCLSVSGVGLRTGPKCLINGQWDYHFKDVPGSYLRNRTLWDACEEPPRVVYWNVTLFSLLVFVSCLELGAPR; this is encoded by the exons ATGTGCACTGGGAAGTGTGCCCGCTGCGTGGGCCTCACCCTCATCCCCCTGTCCCTGCTCTGCATCCTGGCCAATGCCCTCCTGCTGGTGCCGGGCGGCAAGACCACCTGGACCGACGGCCACCTCAGCCTGCAAGTGTGGCTCATGGCCGGCTTCATCGGCGGGGGCCTGATG GTGCTGTGTCCCGGCATCGCCGCCGTCCGCGCAGGGGGCAAGGGCTGCTGCGGCGCGGGCTGCTGTGGAAATCGTTGCAGG ATGCTGCGCTCCGTCTTCTCCTCGGCCTTCGGGACGCTGGGCGCCATCTACTGCCTCTCGGTGTCGGGAGTCGGGCTCCGAACCGGACCCAAATGCTTAATAAACGGCCAGTGGGACTACCACTTCAAGGACGTCCC AGGCTCCTACTTGCGCAACCGCACGCTGTGGGACGCGTGCGAGGAACCGCCCCGCGTGGTGTACTGGAACGTGACGCTCTTCTCGCTGCTGGTGTTCGTGTCGTGCCTGGAGCTG GGCGCCCCTCGCTGA